In Drosophila simulans strain w501 chromosome X, Prin_Dsim_3.1, whole genome shotgun sequence, one DNA window encodes the following:
- the LOC27207668 gene encoding glucose dehydrogenase [FAD, quinone] has translation MSLDGGQNLSLDAAGIGPHPCGSGSSPAPPGIGLLSGMVTVLVQTLLSSQCLVSPASQWPVDYVGDLSQPYDFVVIGAGSAGSVVASRLSENPDWRVLVLEAGGDPPIESELPALFFGLQHTKFTWNYFTEPSDDACQGMKDGRCYWPRGKMLGGSGGANAMLYVRGNRRDFDGWAAMGSTGWSYDHVLPFFEKSVTPQGNATHPKGYVTLKPFERQDNDIHQLIIDGAHELGQPYVERFQEGSETGYAHVPGTVRQGQRMSTAKGYLGAVAKSRSNLHVVKNALVTKLDLDGETVTGVKFERAGVSHRVKVTKDVVISAGAIDSPALLLRSGIGPSKHLEELGIPVELDLPGVGRNLQDHVVVPIFLRLDEGQAEPMTEKAVLDGIYQYLIHRTGPLAAHSTASLVAFINTNASSDSAYPDTENHHMFFQRADHASLELFTKGLSIQDQYTDVLQEYLKDSHLLCVFILLSHPAARGELHLKSRDPKEPPILTSNYLSESEDVATLMRGIRYIESLGQTKAFQDHLAEIARIPIKECDHIENYRSDEYWRCYAKYFTVTCYHQSGTVKMGPDSDHEACVSQRLKVHGLENLRVADASIMPAVVSANTNAATVMIGERAAHFIQEDYQGEAVGANGGLWVPHMHADDF, from the exons ATGTCACTAGACGGTGGCCAGAATCTTAGCTTGGATGCGGCGGGCATTGGCCCACATCCATGTGGATCCGGTAGTTCGCCAGCACCACCTGGCATTGGGTTGTTGAGTGGCATGGTGACCGTTCTTGTGCAAACGCTTCTATCGTCTCAGTGCCTAGTTTCGCCCGCTAGCCAGTGGCCAGTGGACTATGTTGGCGATTTGAGTCAGCCCTACGATTTTGTGGTCATTGGAGCAGGATCGGCGGGATCCGTGGTGGCCAGCCGGCTGAGCGAGAATCCCGACTGGAGAGTGCTCGTCCTGGAGGCGGGCGGTGATCCACCCATCGAATCTGAG TTGCCGGCACTATTCTTTGGACTGCAGCACACGAAGTTCACGTGGAACTACTTCACAGAGCCCAGTGACGATGCCTGTCAGGGAATGAAAGATGGTCGCTGCTATTGGCCACGAGGCAAGATGCTGGGAGGATCGGGAGGAGCCAACGCCATGCTATATGTTCGTGGCAATCGCAGAGACTTTGATGGTTGGGCGGCAATGGGAAGCACGGGCTGGAGTTATGATCACGTGCTGCCGTTCTTCGAAAAGTCGGTCACGCCTCAAGGTAATGCCACCCATCCCAAGGGTTATGTAACCTTAAAACCGTTCGAGCGACAAGATAATGACATACATCAACTGATCATCGATGGAGCTCATGAGTTGGGACAGCCATATGTGGAGAGATTCCAAGAGGGCAGTGAAACGGGCTATGCCCACGTGCCGGGAACCGTGAGACAAGGTCAAAGGATGAGCACAGCCAAAGGATATTTGGGTGCAGTCGCCAAATCTCGATCCAATCTTCATGTGGTTAAGAATGCACTGGTCACCAAATTGGATCTCGATGGCGAAACGGTGACAGGAGTTAAATTCGAAAGGGCTGGTGTTAGCCATCGAGTGAAAGTGACCAAGGATGTGGTGATCTCGGCCGGCGCCATCGATTCACCAGCTCTTCTCCTGCGTTCCGGCATTGGTCCCAGTAAGCATTTGGAGGAGTTGGGCATACCCGTAGAACTAGATCTTCCAGGAGTTGGACGCAATCTCCAGGATCATGTCGTTGTGCCCATCTTTTTGAGACTGGACGAGGGTCAAGCCGAGCCAATGACAGAGAAGGCTGTCCTGGATGGTATATATCAGTACCTTATCCATCGCACCGGACCTCTGGCTGCTCACAGCACCGCCTCCTTGGTGGCGTTCATTAACACAAATGCGAGTAGCGATAGTGCTTATCCGGATACCGAGAACCATCACATGTTCTTCCAGAGAGCCGATCACGCTTCGCTGGAACTTTTTACCAAGGGTCTATCCATTCAAGACCAATACACAGACGTATTGCAAGAATATCTCAAGGACTCCCATTTGCTGTGCGTTTTTATTCTACTCTCACATCCTGCGGCCAGAGGTGAATTGCATCTAAAGAGTAGAGATCCCAAGGAGCCGCCGATCCTAACCAGTAATTACCTATCGGAATCGGAGGATGTGGCCACCTTGATGAGGGGCATACGCTACATCGAGTCCCTCGGACAGACCAAAGCTTTTCAGGATCACCTGGCCGAGATAGCTAGGATTCCGATTAAAGAGTGCGATCACATAGAGAACTACCGCAGTGACGAGTACTGGCGATGCTATGCCAAATACTTCACCGTCACGTGTTACCATCAATCGGGCACCGTGAAAATGGGCCCCGACTCCGATCACGAGGCCTGTGTAAGTCAGCGTTTGAAGGTTCATGGATTGGAGAACCTGCGAGTGGCGGATGCCAGCATAATGCCAGCGGTGGTCAGTGCCAATACGAATGCGGCCACGGTGATGATTGGTGAGAGGGCGGCCCACTTCATCCAGGAGGATTACCAGGGCGAGGCAGTTGGCGCCAATGGAGGTCTATGGGTGCCGCACATGCATGCGGATGACTTCTAG